The DNA window GATCGGCCTCGCAGCGGGCAGCTCCCTGGGCGAGCGTCGCGAGCTGATGCCGCAGGGCTTGCGCGTCGCCACCGCCTGGCCCTCCCGCCGTGCCAGCGCCTCCCACGCCTCCCACGCCTCCCACCCCTCCTGCGCCTCCAGGCGCTGAACCACCTGATGCGGCGCCGCCGTTCGAGCCTCCCACCGTCGCGCCTGCGGCGATGGGGAACAGCCCTCCCAGCTCGTCCAGCAGCTCGCGGCCGACCCGCTCGCTCTCGCGCAGCTCGGCTTCGAGCCGGGCGATGACCCGCCCGCGCTCTTTCAGCGCGGCCTCCAGCGCGGCGACCTCGCCTCCCAGTGACTCGCTCACCTTCGACTCGGTGTTCGAGAGCGCATCGCGCTGCGCCGAGAGCACCTCTACCTGACGCGACAGATCGGCGATCTGGGCGGTGAGGGCCTCTTCACGCGCGCTCGCCTGCCGCTCCCGGGTCTGCCGATCACGATCGGCCCGCGAGAAGCGCTCCTCCAGGTCACGGCGCGAGCGGAGCAGCTCCGTGCGCTGCTCGTCCACGGCGGCGAGCTGCTCGGCCGCGCTCTGGCGACCGCGGCGTTCGTTCTCCAGACCGCGCTCCAGGTCTTCCAGCCGCGAGCGCGTCGCGTCGCGCTCACCGCTCACCCGTGTGAGCTCCCGCTTGGCCGCGCTCACCGCCGACTCGAGCTCTTCCAGGCGCAGCATCAGCTGGGGATCGGAGCGGTTCGCCGCCGCGAGCTGGGTCGACAGCTCGGAGATCCGGGCTCGCGCCGCAACGATCTCCTCGCTCGTCGCCTCCAGGGCTGCGATCCGGGCACGCGCCGCCGTGAGCTCGCCGCTCGTGCTCTCCAGCGCCGCGATCCGGGCGCGCGCCGCCGCGAGCTCGCCCCCCGTGCTCTCCAGCGACGTGATCCGGGCGCGCGCCGCCGCGAGCTCGCCCCCCGTGCTCTCCAGCGACGTGATCCGGGCGCGCGCCGCCGCGAACTCTCGGCTCACTCCCTCCAGCTCCGCGAGCCGCGACTGCGCTGCGGCCAGATCGTCGGCAGCGCCTTCCAGCGTCGCGAGCCGCGCCTGCACCGCCGAGAGCTCGGCGCTCGCGCCCTGAAGTGTCGCGATCCGAGCGTGCGCCTCCTCCAGCTCGGCGCTGAGGGCGTCGATACGATCCTTGCCGCCGGCGATCTCGGGCTTGTTGCGCACCATCCCGAGCTCCAGCTCGACCCGGGTGCGCGACTTCTTCTCATCGTCGAGCTGCTTGGTGAGTCGCACACCGCGATCCCGCTGGTGGCGCAGCTCCTCCTCCAGATCCCGGATTTTGTGCGCGTTACGCTCGGCGCGCACGTGCGCGTCGCCGGCGCGCGCCTCGACGTCCTTCAGCCGCGCCGCGCGCTCCGTCGCATCCCTTTCCAGCTCGGCGAGCCGAGCCGTCGCCGCGTTGGCGGCCTCGGCCCTCGCTTCTGCACGCGCGGCCTCGGTCTCCAGCTCGCGCTCCAGCCGCGCCCGCAGCTCGGAGAGCTCCACCTCCAGCTTCGACGCGCGCGCCTCCGCTTCGGCCAGGGCCTCCGGCGAGGGCCCCAGCTCGCGAACCCCCGCCGTGCCCGGCGCCGGAAAGGCAGGAAGCTCGGCGAGAGGCACCTCGACGACCGCGTACGTCTCCAGTCGGACGTGGCGCTCACTCGCCAGCGCGATGAACCACTCCGGCTCTTCCGAGCCCGAGAGGAGTGAGGTGTCGACGCTGACCTCGGGCTCGCCCTCCTGCGTGAACGACGCCACCGTGTAGCCCACGAAAGGCGCCTGCCCGATCATCTGGACCTGGCGGAACTGGAGCGAGACGAGGTCGTAGAGCGTGTAGTAGTCAGGCCCCGTCGTTCTGCGCGGCGACGTCGGCAGGAGTGCACGCTGCGAGTCCGGGTTCGGGGTGGCGATGATCGCTGCGCCCCCCTCCGAGACCAGGCGCCTGGCACGCCGCAGCACCTCGGCGGCGTCGCCGAACAGGCTGAGGTCCGGGATCACCACGGCGTCGAACGCGCCGTCGCGCACCCCGAGATCTCCTTCGAGCACCGCGAAGGTCGGGTGCGGATGCTGCCCCGCGGTCCTCGCCAGCGACTCCGCAACGCGCGCGGCATCGGGATCGTAGGCGTGAACGAGGCGGGCGCCTCGCTCGACGAGCCGCTCGGCCAGCCCGATGGAGGCGTCTCCCAGCACGGCCACCCGGCGGCCGCGCACCAGCGGCTCCAGGTAAGCGCTGAGGACGATGGAGGGATGAACGCCGACGGTTTCGGCGGAGGCCCGCGAGGTGGTGGCCGGAGACATCCTGCCCCTCTTACGGCGCAGGCGACCGGGTGTCCATCGGGGAGGGCCAGGGCCGCTCCCGGGGCCTCGAGGAGAGGCTCGAAGCCCGTCCCTGCCTGGAAGCGGCGCGCCCCCAGCAGTGGCACCGACCGACCCCAGCGAGCGGCACCGCGCTCAACGGGCTGCACCGCGCTCCCCTCCTCGGAGCTTCACGCCTGCCCCTCTCGGTGCCCTCCCTTTGACGCTGGCGTCACGGCTTCGTACGGTAGCCCCATGATCGTCCGCCGCCGCACCGTGCCCTCCGCGCTCCTCGCAGGAGCGCTGGCGCTCGGTCCAGCGGCGCTCCATGCGCAGGAGGCACAGCCTTCTGCCTCCGAGGCGCCGACCCCCCCGCTTTCTTCCGAGGTCACCACGACCCCGCCGCCCGGCGCTCAGCCCGCAGCACCGCCGCCCGGCGCTCAGCCCGCAGCACCGCCGACCAGCGCCCAGCCTGCCAGCACCCAGCCAGCGTCGCCCACGCCCCGCGCCCGGTCCGCCAAGAGCCCGACGTCCGGTACACAGCCTGCAAAATCCAGGGGGCGCGGGGCCATCGTGGTCACCGTCGACCGCGCAGCGGCCCGGGCGGCACGCGCCCTTGCGCGCGTGGTCTACGCGGATGCCGCACTCCGCCCCACGATCGATGAAGCCACCGCGCTCGCGCTGACGGGCGACGGCCGGGAGGGTATGCTGGCAACGGAGCGCGAGGCCGAGATCGCCTCCGTCCGCGAGGCCGCGGCGAACGCCACCGCCGAATCGGCAGGGAGGCGCCTCCTGGCGTCACTCGGCTCCGACGCTGGGGCGGCGCTCGTCGTGCTCGTCGAGGTCGCCGGGAGCCGACCCACGGCGCGGGTCATCCAGGTCGACTCGGCGAACTACGTGCCCCTGGAGCTGGGCGCCACGCTCCATGAGACCGACGGAAAGGGCCAGCGCATTTCCTGGCCTGGCGCCACCGAGACGTTGCGCACGTTGCTCCCCCCTCCTCCAGCGGCCACGGTGAGCGCCGTCCAGCTCGCCACGCCCAAGCCCTCGGCACCGGTCCGGGAGACGCCGAAGTCCGACGACCGCACGGAGACGCCTTTTTACCGGTCGCCCTGGTTCTGGATCGCGCTCGGCGCCGCAGCAGCCGTCGGGACCACGGCGTTCGCCATCACCCAGCTCGGCGACGCCGGCACCGGCCCCACCGTGCACCTCGTGGGCCGAATCGCGCCATGATCGGCCGGCGCGTCCCTCCCGCTGGCTTCGCCGCGGCGGTCGCCGTCACCGTCGGCCTTCTCCTGGCGGCGCCTTGCCCTGCAGCCAACCGCAGAATCTACGACGCTCCGGCGGCCCGGATCCCCCTCACCCAGGGCAAGGGCCCCGCCCTCCAGCCTGCCCCCGCCACGTACCTCCCGGCAGAGCGCGGCTGGATCAAGTTCGTCTACCACCCTTCGACACGCGATCGCGTCCTGCCTCTCCTCACGCGCGTCGATGCGTTCCACGAGGAGCTCAACATACTCCTCGGCCGCGAGGCCTTCCCCGAGACCGTCGAGGTCCGCATCGCACCACCGGCGGAGCTCGATCAGATCGCGCATGGTCTCGATCTCGGCGGAGCGTCGACCGCCGTGTTCGGCGATCTCAGGCTCGTCGTGCTGAGCGCCGCACCGCGCGGCTCCCTCGACACCCCCGAGCTGGAGAGCATGCTCCGTCACGCGCTCGCTCACCTCGCCCTCGATCAGGCGACGAAGGGCGCCACGCTCCCTCGGTGGCTGCACGAGGGCTTCGCCGTCCATGCGGCCGGCGATCACAAGGGCCTCCGCGCGCAGACGCTCTGCCTCGCCGCGCTCCGCGGCCAGCTCTCCCCGCTCTCCAGCCTGGACGACCTCTTGCCTGCCGACGCGCCGGAGCCCAGCGTCGCTTACGCCCAGTCCGCGGATTTCGTGCGCTTCCTCCTCGATACGTCACGTCGCGAGCACTTCGTCGGGTTCGTGGAGCACGCGCACGACGGCGAGCCGTTCGCCGAAGCCGTCGGACGCTCTTACGAAGGCTCCCTGGCAGAGCTGGAGCTCTCGTGGCGCGAAGACGTCGCGCGCCGCTATGCGTTCTTCCCCGTCCTCGTCGGAGCGCTGTCGCTGCTGACGCTGCTCTGCGCCAGCGCCTTCGGCCTGCGCCGCTGGCGCGAACGCCGCCCCGTGTCCGCCCCTCCCCCCCGCAAGCGAGTCCACATCGAACGCGAGGAGCCCGAACCACGCTCCTCCCGCAGCTCCCTTCCGTCCGTCACGCCCGCGCTGGCGAGCAGCGCGCGACGCCGCGCTGAGTTCGACGCCGACGAGGGTGTGCCCAAGGTGGAACACGGCGGACGCTGGCACACGTTGCACTGAGGCCTCGAGCACCAGATCCGTCCGGACTGCCGCCCAGAGGCGAGCACAGCACCCTTTGCGGTGGCGGACGTGAAGCTGCCCGCGGAACAGGCCCCGTCGGCCGTTGATGCGACCATGTCACGCCCCGGACCGGGTCCCGTCGGCCGTTGATGCGACCATGTCACGCCCCGGACCGGGCCCCGTCGGCCGTTGATGCGACCATGTTTCGCAGCGCCGACCCATGAGGTCCGAGCCCCGGCG is part of the Chondromyces crocatus genome and encodes:
- a CDS encoding peptidase MA family metallohydrolase, whose translation is MIGRRVPPAGFAAAVAVTVGLLLAAPCPAANRRIYDAPAARIPLTQGKGPALQPAPATYLPAERGWIKFVYHPSTRDRVLPLLTRVDAFHEELNILLGREAFPETVEVRIAPPAELDQIAHGLDLGGASTAVFGDLRLVVLSAAPRGSLDTPELESMLRHALAHLALDQATKGATLPRWLHEGFAVHAAGDHKGLRAQTLCLAALRGQLSPLSSLDDLLPADAPEPSVAYAQSADFVRFLLDTSRREHFVGFVEHAHDGEPFAEAVGRSYEGSLAELELSWREDVARRYAFFPVLVGALSLLTLLCASAFGLRRWRERRPVSAPPPRKRVHIEREEPEPRSSRSSLPSVTPALASSARRRAEFDADEGVPKVEHGGRWHTLH